The following proteins are co-located in the Gloeocapsa sp. PCC 7428 genome:
- a CDS encoding sodium/glutamate symporter: MFQLIDVFFAFITIALLVLAGRFVRQRVKLLRDLYLPSSIVAGVIALLLGPQALGAVVSAIAGSEAPFAQGLFPETIRNVWSQSPSVFINVVFATLFIGESIPSPRDIWRKASPQVAFGQTLAWGQYVVGLLLAILILTPVFGMSPIAASLIEVAFEGGHGTAAGMAETFNNLGFTVGPDLALGLATVGIVSGIIAGTMLADWARRTGKIQVIRSEDPDAGSFDSHDRTNEDPTIRVARARLMRDLLIDPLSLNLSFVGLAIAIGWLILQAFIYIESITWGRAGVELFSYVPLFPIALIGGLIVQLLVERTGRSYLISRPLIERIGGVALDVTIVTALASISLAVLGSNLGPFLILSVAGIAWNVLAFIYLGPRILPTFWFERGIGDLGQSMGVTATGLVLMRMVDPDNRSGAFESFAYKQLLFEPIVGGGLFTAAAPLLIAQFGPVPVLLLTTGILAFWLVFGTYNFKRITKSSQVV, from the coding sequence ATGTTTCAACTTATTGATGTTTTTTTCGCCTTTATTACGATCGCACTGTTAGTCTTAGCCGGGAGATTTGTGCGACAGCGAGTCAAATTGCTGCGAGATCTCTATTTACCCAGTTCGATTGTTGCAGGAGTCATTGCCTTACTATTGGGTCCACAGGCACTAGGTGCGGTTGTTTCCGCTATTGCCGGTTCAGAAGCACCCTTTGCCCAAGGTTTGTTTCCAGAAACAATTCGTAACGTGTGGTCGCAATCACCGAGTGTTTTTATTAACGTCGTTTTCGCAACACTTTTTATCGGAGAATCAATTCCAAGTCCGCGCGATATTTGGCGTAAAGCTTCACCGCAAGTCGCATTTGGACAAACGCTTGCTTGGGGACAATACGTAGTCGGACTACTACTAGCTATACTGATCTTAACTCCGGTATTTGGCATGAGTCCGATCGCGGCATCGCTCATCGAAGTCGCGTTTGAGGGTGGACACGGAACCGCCGCCGGAATGGCAGAAACTTTCAACAACTTAGGGTTTACCGTTGGACCTGATTTAGCATTAGGTTTAGCTACGGTCGGTATTGTTTCCGGTATTATTGCAGGGACAATGCTTGCAGACTGGGCACGGAGAACTGGAAAAATCCAAGTGATCCGCAGTGAAGATCCGGACGCTGGCAGTTTTGATTCGCACGATCGCACGAATGAAGATCCGACAATTCGCGTTGCCCGCGCTCGATTAATGCGCGATTTGCTGATCGATCCATTATCATTAAACTTGAGCTTTGTAGGACTGGCGATCGCGATTGGTTGGTTGATTTTACAAGCGTTCATCTACATTGAATCAATTACTTGGGGGCGTGCCGGAGTTGAATTATTCTCGTATGTCCCTCTATTTCCAATCGCACTCATTGGTGGGCTAATTGTTCAGCTACTTGTAGAACGTACAGGACGTAGTTACCTTATTAGTCGTCCGCTCATTGAACGAATCGGTGGCGTTGCTTTAGATGTCACAATTGTTACCGCACTCGCATCAATTTCACTCGCTGTTTTGGGTAGCAATCTAGGTCCATTCTTAATTTTATCAGTCGCTGGTATCGCGTGGAACGTGCTGGCATTTATCTACCTTGGACCGCGTATCCTACCTACGTTCTGGTTTGAACGCGGTATCGGAGATTTAGGGCAATCGATGGGTGTGACAGCAACAGGCTTAGTTTTAATGCGGATGGTTGACCCTGACAACCGTTCTGGTGCTTTTGAAAGTTTTGCCTACAAGCAGCTATTATTTGAACCCATCGTTGGTGGTGGCTTATTTACTGCGGCTGCACCACTCTTAATCGCCCAGTTTGGTCCTGTTCCAGTGCTACTGCTAACAACAGGAATCTTAGCGTTTTGGCTTGTGTTTGGTACGTATAACTTCAAGCGAATTACTAAAAGTAGTCAAGTTGTGTGA
- a CDS encoding DUF952 domain-containing protein: MNLILHITQRTQWEAAQKAQIYRSDTLESEGFIHCSTPQQVINVANTFFENQQELVLLCIDSDKVQAEIRYEGVQEDELFPHIYGALNLDAVFQVIDFHPNQDGTFAFPQEIISFMS; encoded by the coding sequence ATGAACCTCATTCTACACATCACGCAACGCACTCAATGGGAAGCCGCACAAAAAGCCCAAATCTATCGCAGCGATACATTAGAATCTGAAGGATTTATTCATTGTTCTACTCCACAGCAAGTCATCAATGTAGCCAATACATTTTTTGAGAATCAACAAGAATTAGTCTTGCTTTGTATTGATTCTGATAAAGTTCAAGCAGAAATTCGTTATGAAGGAGTACAAGAAGATGAATTATTTCCTCATATTTACGGCGCGTTAAATCTTGATGCTGTATTTCAAGTAATTGATTTTCATCCTAATCAAGATGGAACTTTTGCCTTTCCTCAAGAAATCATCAGTTTCATGTCTTAA
- a CDS encoding amidohydrolase has product MSFTIQNVFIPVDGGYETVDVQIEGDRITKIAPGLEILGTVVDGNNKLLLPGFVNAHTHSSEMWQRGLIPPVPLELWIAELYDFAPLDPEQVYLSALGTAVETLLSGGTSVVDHLVLIPGKEIETVAAAVKAYQEIGIRAFIGPLIQDEALASGIPNGEVQREATPYFRSTQATLELMQEVVAQFHSPETGVHILVAPTGIQLCSDALFSGCIELSDRYNLCRHAHLLETKAQKQLAQEKYGCSAVEHLKRIGYLSDRTSLAHCVWLSDADIAILAETQSTVVHNPLSNLRLGSGIAPILKYRQAGVNVSFGCDGSASNDSQDLLEAIKIGSMLHNITDFDYRNWITPRQSVEMAAFGGAKGLNMAEELGSLTNGKKADLVLYDLTSLSLLPRTDPIGLLILGRPTQAVNSVWVNGKQIVADGEVATVNVDELRQNLFERSQWDFNRQSKTVSEIEAHYREVMGLGLAKEYS; this is encoded by the coding sequence GTGAGTTTTACGATTCAAAATGTTTTCATTCCGGTTGATGGTGGTTATGAAACTGTAGATGTGCAAATCGAGGGCGATCGCATTACAAAAATTGCTCCTGGTTTGGAAATTCTTGGTACAGTTGTTGATGGTAACAACAAATTATTACTTCCTGGTTTCGTAAATGCTCACACGCACTCTTCGGAAATGTGGCAACGCGGGCTGATTCCGCCAGTACCGCTAGAATTATGGATTGCGGAACTTTATGACTTTGCCCCTCTCGATCCTGAACAAGTTTACTTAAGTGCGCTGGGAACCGCCGTGGAAACCTTGCTATCAGGTGGAACAAGTGTTGTCGATCATTTAGTATTAATTCCTGGAAAAGAAATTGAAACTGTCGCCGCTGCGGTTAAAGCTTATCAAGAAATTGGCATTCGAGCATTTATTGGTCCATTAATTCAAGATGAAGCTTTAGCAAGTGGAATTCCTAATGGTGAAGTGCAACGCGAAGCGACACCTTATTTTCGCTCAACTCAAGCAACGCTGGAACTGATGCAAGAAGTCGTCGCGCAGTTTCATTCGCCTGAAACGGGTGTACATATTTTAGTTGCGCCAACGGGAATTCAACTGTGTTCGGATGCGCTGTTTAGTGGATGTATTGAATTAAGCGATCGCTACAATCTTTGTCGTCACGCGCATTTATTGGAGACGAAAGCACAAAAGCAGCTAGCACAAGAAAAGTATGGTTGTAGTGCTGTTGAACATCTTAAACGAATTGGGTACTTGAGCGATCGCACCTCGTTGGCGCATTGCGTCTGGTTGAGTGATGCAGATATCGCCATTTTGGCAGAAACGCAATCTACCGTTGTTCACAATCCTTTGAGTAACTTGCGTTTGGGCAGTGGAATTGCCCCAATTTTAAAATACCGCCAAGCCGGAGTGAATGTTAGTTTTGGATGCGATGGTTCGGCAAGTAACGACTCGCAAGATCTGCTTGAAGCGATTAAAATCGGCTCAATGCTACACAACATCACAGACTTTGACTACCGTAATTGGATTACTCCGCGTCAATCTGTCGAAATGGCTGCATTTGGTGGCGCAAAAGGCTTGAATATGGCTGAGGAGTTGGGTTCTTTAACCAACGGTAAAAAAGCAGATCTCGTACTGTATGACCTCACTAGCTTATCACTGCTACCGCGTACCGATCCAATTGGTTTACTGATCCTCGGTCGTCCTACCCAAGCTGTCAACAGTGTTTGGGTAAATGGCAAGCAAATCGTTGCTGATGGCGAAGTTGCAACAGTGAATGTTGATGAATTGCGACAAAATTTATTTGAACGCAGTCAGTGGGATTTCAACCGTCAATCAAAAACTGTAAGTGAAATCGAAGCGCACTATCGTGAAGTTATGGGCTTAGGCTTAGCCAAAGAATATTCATAA
- a CDS encoding cupin domain-containing protein: MDTTRCMIPVAKSPQDYQAFKISPGDTNRLAIVFDTASANISLTICVEIFDIGGKTPPNRHQMAVEMFFILSGEGRATCDGKTVAIRAGDSVLVPPTGTHMIENTGSTRLYALCIMVPNEDFAELIRSGTPVELDAEDLAVLRRLPAPVLC; this comes from the coding sequence ATGGACACAACTCGCTGCATGATCCCCGTTGCCAAATCGCCGCAAGACTATCAAGCTTTTAAGATTAGTCCTGGCGATACGAATCGCTTAGCAATTGTCTTTGATACTGCTTCTGCCAATATTTCGTTAACCATTTGTGTAGAAATTTTTGATATTGGTGGCAAAACACCACCAAATCGCCATCAAATGGCAGTCGAAATGTTTTTTATTCTATCCGGTGAAGGACGTGCTACTTGTGATGGCAAAACGGTAGCAATTAGAGCCGGAGATAGCGTGTTAGTACCTCCCACAGGCACACACATGATTGAAAATACAGGCTCGACGCGGTTGTACGCATTGTGTATTATGGTGCCGAATGAAGATTTTGCGGAATTAATTCGCAGTGGTACACCAGTAGAACTCGATGCGGAGGATTTAGCTGTTTTGCGTCGCTTACCTGCACCAGTATTATGCTAA
- a CDS encoding AbgT family transporter, whose translation MTQTTPKKPGWLGKSLAYIEAIGNKLPDPLTLFFFFCLAVIVMSAIASALNVSVVNPGNGETIAAVSLLTPDGIRRIVTEAVTNFTEFPPLGTVIVAMLGVGVAEATGLLAALLRQLVLVAPAGLISPTVVFAGVMSNIASDAGYVVLVPLGAIVFLAFKRHPLAGMAAAFAGVSGGFSANLLLSPLDPLLAGLSQSAAQLINPNYEVNATANYYFLAVSTFLVTLVGWYITDKIVEPRLGSYQGEEAALEELSARERKGLRWAGYALLAFVVFVLALLLPPRGILRNPETFTIVPSPFIDGIVFLIAIAFLIPAIAYGKAAGTIRNDKDVAQSMGSAMSALGYYIALAFVAAQFIAYFNWSNLGVITAVSGANFLRATGITGPPILLLFILLTVVLDLFVGSASAKWAVMAPVFVPMLMLIGYSPELTQAIYRIGDSTTNIITPLMPYFPVVVAFGQKYDKNMGIGTLISLMLPYSLSFLICWTVLFFVWLFLGLPLGPGAPMRI comes from the coding sequence ATGACACAAACTACTCCTAAAAAACCTGGTTGGCTAGGTAAGTCTCTGGCTTATATTGAAGCAATCGGCAATAAACTCCCCGATCCGCTGACGCTATTTTTTTTCTTCTGTCTCGCTGTGATTGTAATGAGTGCGATCGCATCTGCACTCAACGTCAGTGTTGTTAATCCTGGAAATGGTGAAACGATCGCCGCCGTATCGCTGTTAACACCCGATGGTATCCGCAGAATTGTTACCGAAGCCGTCACCAACTTTACCGAATTTCCACCGTTGGGAACGGTGATTGTGGCAATGTTGGGTGTGGGAGTTGCCGAAGCGACAGGTTTACTTGCAGCTTTACTGCGTCAATTGGTACTCGTTGCGCCTGCGGGGTTAATTTCGCCCACAGTTGTGTTTGCGGGAGTCATGTCAAACATTGCATCCGATGCAGGTTATGTTGTGCTTGTTCCGTTGGGTGCGATCGTCTTTTTAGCGTTCAAGCGTCATCCTCTAGCAGGTATGGCGGCGGCGTTTGCGGGTGTTTCGGGTGGTTTTAGCGCTAATTTACTGCTGAGTCCTTTAGATCCTCTCCTTGCTGGATTATCGCAAAGTGCAGCGCAACTGATTAATCCTAACTATGAAGTTAACGCAACTGCGAATTACTATTTTCTTGCAGTTTCGACGTTTCTTGTCACGCTTGTTGGCTGGTATATCACCGATAAAATTGTTGAACCACGCCTTGGTAGCTATCAGGGAGAAGAAGCAGCGCTAGAAGAACTCAGCGCGAGAGAACGCAAAGGATTGCGTTGGGCAGGTTATGCTTTATTAGCTTTTGTTGTCTTTGTTTTAGCGTTATTGTTGCCACCACGCGGAATTTTACGCAATCCTGAAACTTTTACGATTGTGCCTTCACCGTTTATCGATGGAATTGTATTTTTGATTGCGATCGCTTTTCTCATCCCAGCAATAGCTTACGGTAAAGCTGCGGGCACGATTCGCAATGATAAAGATGTTGCTCAATCGATGGGTAGTGCAATGAGTGCTTTGGGCTACTATATCGCATTGGCGTTCGTTGCGGCTCAATTTATTGCTTATTTCAATTGGAGTAATTTAGGCGTTATTACCGCTGTCAGTGGTGCTAATTTCTTAAGAGCTACCGGAATCACAGGTCCACCAATCCTGTTATTGTTTATTTTATTAACCGTTGTTCTCGATTTATTTGTCGGTTCTGCATCAGCAAAGTGGGCTGTCATGGCACCTGTATTTGTACCGATGTTGATGTTAATCGGTTACTCACCCGAATTGACACAAGCAATTTACCGAATTGGCGATTCTACAACAAATATTATTACGCCATTGATGCCTTACTTTCCTGTTGTTGTTGCTTTCGGGCAAAAATACGATAAAAATATGGGTATTGGTACATTAATTTCGTTAATGTTACCTTATTCATTGAGTTTCTTGATTTGTTGGACAGTATTGTTCTTCGTTTGGCTATTCTTAGGTCTTCCCTTAGGTCCTGGCGCACCGATGCGAATTTGA
- a CDS encoding DoxX family protein, protein MDFIPLAARVFLSVIFLRSGINKIFGFAGTQGFMASAGIPEGLTGFLLVGSIVLELLGALSVIFGYKARWGAIALIVFLVPTTLIFHTNFAEDMQINQFLKNLGLIGGLLMVVYFGSGPLSVDGRKDLT, encoded by the coding sequence ATGGACTTTATTCCTTTAGCTGCTCGCGTCTTCCTCTCAGTTATCTTTTTACGCTCTGGCATCAATAAAATTTTTGGCTTTGCTGGTACGCAAGGATTTATGGCTAGCGCGGGAATTCCTGAAGGGCTAACCGGATTTTTGTTAGTAGGTTCGATTGTTTTAGAATTGCTGGGCGCTTTATCGGTCATTTTTGGTTACAAGGCGCGTTGGGGTGCGATCGCGCTCATTGTCTTTCTCGTTCCCACGACGCTGATTTTTCACACTAATTTTGCTGAAGATATGCAGATCAATCAGTTCCTCAAAAATTTAGGACTGATCGGCGGCTTATTAATGGTCGTTTACTTTGGTTCTGGTCCTCTCAGTGTAGATGGACGTAAAGATTTAACTTAG
- a CDS encoding cysteine hydrolase family protein — MNRPLRTLGIPPNAWAVDEAIADITRPPLAAKIITLKTETKTLHLDLAKTAILVIDMQNDFCHPDGWLAHIGVDVTPARKPIEPINKLLPELRDRDVPVIWLNWGNRPDLLNISANVRHVYDPTGDGIGLGDPLPSNNARVLMAGSWAAAVVDELKQLPQDICVDKYRMSGFWDTPLDSILRNLGRTTLLFAGVNADQCVLVTLQDANFLGYDCVLVKDCTATTSPEYCWQATIYNVKQCFGFVTDSQAILHALATSN; from the coding sequence ATGAATCGACCCTTACGAACCTTAGGAATTCCACCAAATGCGTGGGCGGTAGATGAAGCGATCGCCGATATTACCCGTCCACCATTAGCAGCCAAAATTATTACACTTAAAACCGAAACCAAAACCTTACACCTCGACTTAGCCAAAACCGCAATTTTAGTCATTGATATGCAAAATGACTTTTGTCATCCTGATGGTTGGCTAGCACACATTGGTGTTGATGTCACCCCCGCCCGCAAGCCCATTGAGCCGATTAACAAACTGTTACCAGAATTACGCGATCGCGATGTCCCTGTCATTTGGCTGAATTGGGGAAATCGTCCCGACTTACTCAATATCAGTGCAAATGTGCGTCACGTCTACGATCCTACAGGCGATGGTATCGGACTTGGCGATCCGTTACCAAGTAATAACGCTAGAGTATTAATGGCAGGAAGTTGGGCGGCGGCTGTTGTAGACGAACTCAAACAGTTACCACAAGATATCTGTGTTGATAAGTATCGCATGAGTGGGTTTTGGGACACACCGCTGGATAGCATTCTGCGTAACTTGGGTAGAACTACATTGTTATTTGCAGGAGTCAACGCCGATCAATGTGTTTTAGTCACCTTGCAAGATGCAAATTTTTTAGGATATGACTGTGTATTAGTAAAAGACTGTACTGCAACAACTTCCCCAGAATACTGCTGGCAAGCAACAATTTATAACGTAAAGCAGTGTTTTGGCTTTGTGACCGATTCTCAAGCTATCCTTCATGCGCTAGCAACTAGCAATTAG
- a CDS encoding NAD(P)/FAD-dependent oxidoreductase, giving the protein MPRRPRVVVVGSGFGGLRATQSLARADINVLLVDRNNYHTFIPLLYQVAVAELQPEQIAYPVRSLLQRLAFANFLMAEVTHIDFANQVVITDGLTIPYDFLILSTGSESQFLGIPGADKYALPMKTLQEAVYLRNHILSCFEQAVREIDPAQRRLLLTFAIVGGGPTGVELAGALVELIQGRLVKDFPTLEMEQVQVILLQSSDRLLADLPLRLSDYTYKQLQRIGVKVYLQARVSKVTPNAVYLENGAVIFSKTIVWTAGVQASPPTPTAELFPAAKGQVAVLPTLQLPNHPQVYVVGDSAYVEQDGEPLPLVAPVALQQGTLAAQNILRQIKGKEPKPFRYVDKGRAAIIKRNAGVAQTGNFTFTGFPAWLLWLAIHLYYLPGGRNRLIVFLDWLRDYFFGDRAIRLIFPQSSRLVREDDMSNSPKDWHNQEH; this is encoded by the coding sequence GTGCCAAGACGCCCTCGTGTTGTTGTTGTTGGTTCTGGTTTTGGTGGGTTGAGAGCAACCCAATCGCTAGCGCGTGCTGATATCAATGTCTTACTCGTTGACCGCAACAATTACCATACATTTATTCCTCTGTTGTATCAGGTAGCCGTTGCTGAACTTCAACCTGAACAAATTGCTTATCCTGTGCGTAGTCTTCTCCAGCGATTAGCTTTTGCTAATTTTTTGATGGCAGAAGTCACACACATCGACTTTGCTAATCAGGTTGTCATCACTGATGGTTTAACAATTCCATATGATTTTTTGATTCTCTCTACTGGTAGTGAATCGCAGTTTTTAGGAATACCAGGGGCTGATAAGTACGCTTTGCCAATGAAAACGCTGCAAGAAGCTGTGTACTTACGTAACCATATTCTGTCTTGTTTTGAACAAGCTGTACGCGAAATCGATCCCGCACAGCGTCGCTTACTCTTGACCTTTGCTATTGTGGGTGGTGGACCTACTGGCGTAGAATTAGCAGGAGCTTTAGTAGAACTAATTCAAGGTCGGTTGGTTAAGGATTTCCCCACACTAGAGATGGAGCAAGTTCAGGTAATTTTGCTGCAATCGAGCGATCGCCTACTTGCGGATCTGCCACTACGCTTATCAGACTACACCTATAAACAGCTACAGCGTATTGGCGTGAAAGTTTATCTGCAAGCAAGAGTCAGTAAAGTCACGCCAAATGCCGTTTATCTAGAAAATGGTGCGGTCATTTTCTCCAAGACGATCGTTTGGACTGCTGGCGTACAAGCCTCGCCACCCACACCAACAGCTGAACTCTTTCCAGCAGCTAAAGGACAAGTTGCGGTTTTACCAACGCTACAATTACCAAATCATCCACAAGTCTATGTCGTCGGCGATTCAGCTTATGTTGAACAAGACGGCGAACCCCTCCCATTGGTCGCCCCTGTTGCTTTACAACAAGGTACGCTAGCCGCACAAAACATTTTGCGTCAAATTAAAGGTAAGGAACCAAAACCGTTTCGTTATGTAGATAAAGGTAGGGCGGCGATTATCAAACGCAATGCCGGTGTTGCCCAAACTGGTAACTTTACGTTTACCGGCTTTCCAGCATGGTTATTGTGGTTAGCTATTCACTTGTATTATTTGCCTGGTGGGCGCAATCGCTTGATTGTCTTTTTAGATTGGCTGCGCGATTATTTCTTTGGCGATCGCGCGATTCGGCTGATTTTTCCTCAAAGTAGTCGGCTAGTACGTGAAGACGATATGTCAAATTCTCCTAAAGACTGGCACAATCAAGAGCATTAA
- a CDS encoding CocE/NonD family hydrolase — protein MLTVRPKESASMLTRDGVRLDADIYRPDAKGEFPVLLMRQPYGRAIASTVVYAHPIWYAAHGYIVVIQDVRGRGTSQGEFKLFVNEINDGEDAVKWAANLPGSNGNVGMYGFSYQGMTQLYAAAAKPPALKTICPAMIAYDLYTDWVYEGGAFCLQTNLGWAIQLAAETARLQGDAAAHHTLYAAAQNIPLYDPVPSLNECLRKLAPNAFYHEWLEHSQADSYWEEISPKKHLQNVDLPMFHIGGWFDTYLRGTLHLYKDFAARSTYRQQLLIGPWAHLPWSRKVGDVDFGIEALNPVDRLQVKWFDQFLKGIDRGLLQEPPVCLFEMGSNQWRKFDGWHQESHKSYYLSSSGLASIREDEGKLTTRYAESYPPDVLVHDPWRPVPSLGGHAALPAGSFERSHIDRRSDVLTYTTKPLETDLHFAGDVAVEIWCSADTPHHDLCAVLSEVHHDGKVYNLTQGYLHVNGLRSPLRVVLQPTCVKIAKGNALRLSLSAACFPAYPINPGTGSPMGSTRLMDSQIVTLTVHCGRDRPSQVLLPVVASSQ, from the coding sequence ATGCTAACGGTGCGTCCGAAAGAAAGTGCATCAATGCTGACTCGTGACGGAGTGCGGTTAGATGCGGATATTTACCGCCCTGATGCGAAAGGGGAATTTCCGGTATTGTTGATGCGCCAGCCGTATGGCAGAGCGATCGCATCTACGGTAGTTTACGCGCACCCGATCTGGTATGCTGCTCATGGCTACATTGTGGTGATTCAAGACGTACGCGGACGCGGAACATCACAAGGCGAATTCAAGTTATTCGTCAACGAAATCAACGACGGTGAAGATGCAGTAAAGTGGGCAGCGAATTTACCTGGAAGCAATGGTAACGTGGGAATGTATGGCTTTTCCTACCAAGGAATGACGCAGCTATACGCCGCCGCTGCAAAACCGCCAGCGTTAAAAACTATTTGTCCCGCAATGATTGCTTACGATTTGTATACCGACTGGGTATATGAAGGTGGCGCGTTTTGTTTGCAAACGAATTTGGGTTGGGCAATTCAATTAGCAGCGGAAACCGCGCGACTACAAGGCGATGCGGCGGCGCATCATACGCTTTATGCCGCAGCACAAAATATCCCACTATACGACCCTGTTCCTAGTCTAAACGAATGCTTGCGCAAACTTGCACCGAATGCTTTTTATCACGAGTGGCTCGAACATTCGCAAGCTGATAGTTACTGGGAAGAAATTTCACCAAAGAAACACCTGCAAAACGTTGATTTACCAATGTTTCACATCGGTGGCTGGTTTGATACTTATCTGCGCGGTACACTTCATCTATACAAAGATTTTGCGGCGCGTAGTACGTATCGTCAACAGTTACTTATCGGACCTTGGGCGCATTTACCCTGGAGTCGCAAGGTAGGTGATGTTGATTTTGGCATAGAAGCTTTAAATCCTGTTGATCGCCTGCAAGTGAAGTGGTTCGATCAGTTTCTTAAAGGAATTGATCGCGGATTGTTGCAAGAACCGCCAGTGTGTTTATTTGAAATGGGTAGTAACCAATGGCGCAAATTTGACGGCTGGCATCAGGAATCCCATAAATCTTATTATTTGTCAAGTAGCGGACTAGCAAGTATCCGCGAAGATGAAGGCAAGCTAACCACAAGATATGCGGAATCGTATCCACCCGATGTTTTAGTTCACGATCCTTGGCGACCTGTTCCATCATTGGGAGGACACGCTGCATTACCCGCAGGTTCGTTTGAGCGATCGCACATTGACCGCCGTTCTGATGTTTTAACTTATACAACAAAACCCTTAGAAACCGACCTCCATTTTGCAGGAGACGTAGCGGTAGAAATCTGGTGTAGTGCCGATACTCCGCATCACGATTTGTGTGCAGTGCTTTCTGAAGTTCATCATGATGGTAAAGTATATAACTTAACGCAAGGTTATTTACACGTAAACGGGTTGCGATCGCCTTTGCGAGTCGTCTTGCAACCAACGTGTGTCAAAATCGCCAAGGGTAACGCCCTACGCCTCAGTTTAAGCGCCGCGTGTTTTCCAGCGTACCCAATTAATCCTGGTACAGGTTCACCGATGGGTAGTACGCGACTAATGGATTCGCAGATTGTAACTTTAACAGTGCATTGTGGACGCGATCGCCCTTCACAAGTCTTATTACCCGTCGTTGCATCATCTCAATGA
- a CDS encoding ParA family protein — translation MPPKIIVVSNGKGGVGKTTTAMGLSAIFSERYEVLTVDADSQGSCSWWATRGKMPFDVAQETDPKLLGRLRKVEGYDFVIVDTAPALRSDALKAVIAIADYMVLPTPCAPMDLSALIEVVKATVKPAGIPHRVLLTKVDVRSTGEALEAQNTLIKLGIPVCKTFIRIYKAHERAALEGLPITQLKGKNAREAAADYRRVAAEIQRDWRQ, via the coding sequence ATGCCCCCGAAGATTATTGTTGTATCGAATGGAAAAGGTGGAGTAGGAAAAACGACGACAGCAATGGGATTATCCGCGATCTTTTCTGAGCGATACGAAGTTTTAACAGTAGATGCAGATAGCCAAGGGAGTTGTTCTTGGTGGGCGACACGCGGTAAGATGCCATTTGATGTTGCACAAGAAACAGACCCCAAGCTATTGGGGCGATTGCGAAAAGTTGAGGGGTACGATTTCGTTATAGTAGATACAGCGCCAGCCCTACGTTCAGACGCGTTGAAAGCGGTAATTGCGATCGCGGATTATATGGTTTTACCAACACCTTGCGCGCCAATGGATTTATCAGCCTTGATTGAAGTCGTCAAAGCAACCGTCAAACCCGCAGGAATTCCCCATCGCGTATTGTTAACCAAAGTTGATGTTAGAAGTACAGGAGAAGCTTTAGAAGCACAAAATACACTTATAAAATTAGGTATTCCTGTTTGTAAAACATTTATCCGAATTTACAAAGCTCACGAAAGAGCCGCACTCGAAGGATTACCAATTACTCAACTAAAAGGGAAAAACGCCCGCGAAGCAGCAGCAGATTACCGCCGAGTAGCAGCAGAAATACAACGCGATTGGAGGCAATAA